The nucleotide window CGGGCTTGCCCATGGCATCCGAGAAAAGCTGGTACTTCGAGATCTGCGCGCCCGCCTCGGCAGCGACGGCCGAGATTCCTTTCGCGTTCACCGAGGATTCCGAGAACAGCGTGCGGATACCGCGGCCACGGATGAAGGACACGAGTTGTTCCCGGTCCTTGATGCCCGCTTCCGCCACCGTCGAGACCCCTTGGAGACCACGGACTTCGAAGCCGAAGCCCTTGCCGAAGTAGAAGAACGCGTCGTGGCTGGTCACCAGCACTCGCTTGTCCGCGGGAATCTCCGCGATCCGCTTCTTCGACCAGGCATTGAGCGCCTCCAGCTCCTTCTTGTAGGCCTCGCCACGCTCGCGGTAACCTGCGGCTCCTTCCGGGTCGGCCTTGGAAAGCGTTTCCACCACCGGATCGACGGTGCTCAGCCACAGCGAGGAATCCCCCCACACATGCGGGTCCTTGGTGCCTTCGAAACCTTCCTGGGGTGCGAGGAGGCTGCCTTCGGGAATGCCGCGCGTTACCGGCACCACCACCCGGCCGCGCTTGGCCATGGCTTCCAGGGTTTCCTGCATCTTCCCCTCCAGATGGAGACCACCGTAGAAAACCACATCCGCTTTTTCCAGCGAGGTGGAGTCCTCCAGCTTCGGCACGTAGTTGTGCGGGTCCACTCCGGGCCCCATCAGCCCCTTGACCTGCACCCGGTCACCACCCACCCGGTTCACCAGGTCCGTCACCATCGTCACGGTCGTCGTGACCTGCAGTTGCTTCCCTGCCTCGCGGGATTTCTCCGGCGAGCAGCCAATCAGGCCCAGCGCCATCATCAGCGCGGCCAGCCATCCAGTCGTTCGTGTCATGCGCGGCACCGTAGGCACGAACCGACACGCCTCAAGCCAAATTTTAGCCTAAACTAATTTTTGTTTCATAGGCCATTTTTGATTTCCTACCGGAATTTTATTACCTCGCGGCATATCGCCACCTCGAATGGCCAAAATGCCATAAGGTTCGGCTGCTATGCCCATCGCAAAAGGGGCTGAGCATGGTTGAATGGCAGGCATCATGAACCTTTCCCGCCGTTCCCTCCTCAAGCAAGCTGGCCTCCTCGCCACCGCCCTGCCACTCAGCCGCGCCCTCGGAGTGGATACCCCGGCCCCCGAGCCGCTGCCGGACGTGCTCCTCCCCTATCTCCAGAATCCCGCCGCGGATGGCATGACCGTCTGCTTCCTCGCCCAGAAGGCCACGGCCGTGAAAGTCGCCACAGTGAAAGACGGCCAATCGAAGCTCGTGGAAATGGAAGCCACCGGCACCGCCATTCCGGGCACGCCGTGGACCTTCTGGAAGACCCGTCTCAGCAAACTCCAGCCCGGCACCGCCTACCGCTACCAGGTCCGCTACACCTCGGAGGACAAGCCGCAGGCCACGCCGATCTACACCTTCCGCACTTTCAACCCGAAGGCCCCGGAACTGAAGGTGGCCATCTTCAACGACATCCACAACCACCTCGATACCTTCGAAGCCGCGCTGGCCAATCTGAAGAAGGACGAGTTTGAATTCAGCATCTTCAATGGCGACATGATCAACGACCCGAGCGCCTCCGATGGAGCCTCGGTCGTCTTCCGTCTGTGGAATGACTACGTCCGCCTGCTCGATGGCTCGCAGAAACCGATCGTCTTCATCCGTGGCAACCACGAGCTGCGCGGCAGCTTCAGCAAGAAGCTCGCCTACATGTTCGACCTGCCACACCTCGATGCCGCCGCTCCGGAGGCGGACCAGCAATGGCAGTTCGCGTTCAATGCCGGACCCGTCCACTTCACCTTCATGGATACCGGCGAGGACGATTCCCCGACCACCGATCCCACCAGCTACAAGCGCCCGCGTTTCTGGGAAGCCTTCCGCCGCAAGCAGACCGCGTGGCTCGATCAGCACCTCGCCACTCCTGCGGTGAAGGATGCACGGCACCGTGTCTTCGTCGCCCACATCCCGCTGCATGATCCCACCGGCGACTACTCCATCGTCTCGCGCGACGAATGGAGCAACCGCATCGCCACCGCGAAGTTCGATCTCATGCTCGCCGGTCACGACCACGCGTGGAAGTATCTGCCGGAGAAAAAATCCTTCACCGTCGACAAGGGGCCGGAAACCGACACCCCGCCGATCCCCGTGCTCATCGGCGGTGGCCCGGCGATGAAGCAGGGCACCGTCATCCTCCTCACCGCGGACTCGAAGGGCCTGCGCACGAAGATGTTCGCGTCCGATGGCGGCAAGGTCCTGCACGAAGGCAGCTACAAGGCGTGAGCCGCCGGATCGCTTCCCAAGATCGAAATCCCCACTCCTCGAATCACTCCGCATTCGGCGGTTGTCCCGGGGCCGATCCGGGTCTAGATCTTCCGCGTGTCCGAGAGCGCATTGGAATTCAGCCCGATTGAGGAAATCATCGCCGAGGTGGCTGCCGGCCGGTTGGTCATCGTGGCGGACGACCCCTCCCGAGAGAACGAGGCCGACCTCATCGGGGCCGCCTCGCTCTGCACGCCGGAAATGGTCAATTTCATGGCGGTCCACGCCCGCGGGCTGATCTGTGCGCCGATCACCGCCGAGCGAGCGCAGCACTTGGAACTTCCCCAGATGGCCCGCCGCAACCGCGAGGGCCAGAAAACCGCCTTCACCGTCTCCGTGGATGCCGCCAGAGGCATCACCACCGGTATTTCCGCCGCCGACCGTGCGCTGGCGGTCAAGCTGCTGGCCGATGGCAGCGTGGGTCCGGACGATTTCGTACAGCCGGGCCATGTCTTCCCCCTCGCCGCCATGGAGGGCGGCGTGCTGCGCCGCGCCGGTCATACCGAAGCCGCCATCGATCTGGCCCGCCTCGCCGGTCTGCCACCCGCAGGAGTGATCTGTGAAGTGATGAATGATGACGGCACGATGGCCCGTGTCGGCCAGCTCGGTGACTATCAGAAGAAGCACGGCCTGAAAGCCTGCACCATCGCCCAGCTCATCGAATGGCGGCGCAAGTCGGAGAAACTCGTCGAGCGCGAGCAGACCATCAAGCTGCCCACCGACTACGGTGATTTCGACTGCCATCTCTACAAGGTCCACACCGATGGATCGCACCACCTCGCCCTTTCGAAAGGTCCTATCGACCCGGAAAAGCCGGTGCTCGTCCGCGTCCACTCCGAGTGCCTGACCGGTGACGTGTTCCTCTCAAAGCGCTGCGATTGCGGCGGCCAGCTCGCCAAGGCTCTGGAGCGTATCTCCCAGGAAGGTGGCGTGCTGCTCTACCTCCGCCAGGAAGGCCGTGGCATCGGCCTCGCCGCGAAGATCCACGCCTACAAGCTCCAGGAACTAGGCCTCGACACCATCGAGGCCAATGAAAAGCTCGGCTTCGCCTCCGACCTGCGCGACTACGGCATGGGTGCCCAGATCCTCTGCGATCTCGGCGTGCGTCGCATCCGCCTGCTCACGAACAACCCGAAAAAGGTCGTCGGTCTCGGCGGCTACGGCCTGGAAATCGTCGAGCAACTGCCGATCAGCCTGCCCGCCAACCCGCACAACGAGAAGTATCTCGAAACGAAGAAGCTGCGGATGGGCCACACGCTGTGAGGCCTCTACTTACGTAGCTTCTCCTTCAGAAGGGCGTCTCCAGCGTCGCCCCGGCTAGGGAGCAACCAGATGGGTGGAGCTTTCTTTCGTAAAGCCATCCCGATCTCGAGATGGCTGGCAGCCGTGGCGACAAAAGAAACGCAAGACACCCTCCTGAAGGAGGAACTACGTACACAGACAACGTTTTTCTTCCCTCCGGAGCCGCCCGCCGGTAGGCTCCCTGCCCCTTCGCCCGGTTGACTTTTCCGTCACCTGCCGCCATATCCCGCCCATGTCGTCGGCCCTGCCACCCAGACCCCGGATCATCGGACCCAAAGTCCGGATTTGCATCGTTGCGTCGAAATACAATGAGCAATACACCGACGCACTCGTGGAGAACACCGTCGAGGAACTCGGCGTGTTGGTCCCGCAGGCCCGCGTGGATCTGATCCGCGTGCCGGGTGCCTTCGAGATCCCGGTGACCATCGCCAACGTGCTCGACCGCGAGCCGCCGGCCTGCGTGATCGCCCTCGGCCTCATCATCCGCGGCGGCACCGACCACGCCGACCAGATCGCCACCTCGATCACCCAGTCCCTCCAGCAGCTCGCCATCCAATCGAAGCGCCCCGTGATCCATGAGGTGCTGCTGGTCAATGACGAGAAGCAGGCCTACGCCCGCTGCATCGGAGCCAATCTCAACCGTGGCCGTGAAGCCGCCCGCGCCGCCGCCAGCATGATCGACATCTTCATGGAGCTCGACCGTTCCATGCCGAAGCCCACCCCCGTCCGCTCCTCCAGCCGCAATGCCTAGCCGCCGTCAGATCCGCGAAGCGGTCATCCAGTTTTTGTATTGCGCCGATCTCGAAGGTGGAGCCGATCCGGTCGCCCTGCGCGAGCCGTTCTGGGAATTCATCACCGAGTCGGACCGCCGCAATCTCCAGGTCGCGACCTTCCGCACCGTGTCCCATCTCGCGCATGGCCGTGAGACACGCCTGGAGGAATTCGTGGCGCGCAAGACCCTCGCGGATGCCTTTCTCTCCGCCCGCCCGGAAGCCGAGCGCCTGAAGCTGGAGCTCGCCCGCATCGACGAGCTGGAAGCCAAATGGAGCGCCGCCTTCGACCAGCTCAACCGCATCCCGCGCGAAGGCGATGACGATGCCGTGGCCGGCAAGATCGAGTTCGCGCTCAACGCCCTTTTCAAGATCGACCGCGATCTCGCCGCCAGCCGCAAGCGCTTCCTGCTCGGCACCGAGGATCATCCGGTGCTCCGCGGCCAGCTTGAGGCGGTGTCCGCCACGGTGCGCCGGCTCCAGCGCATCTCCGACCGCCTGCGCATGGTCGAAGCTCCGGAACAATTCCCCGACCAGGCCGATCTGGCAAAGCTCCGCGAGTCCCGCTCCGAGATCGCCGCGCTGCGCAGTGAGTCCGACAAGATGGTCGATGGCATCCTCCGCACCAAGGAGGAGCTCGACGAGCGCCTCGCCCAGGTGGTCGAGAACTACGTCCCCGAGCGTATCGATCCCGTGGACCGTGCGGTGCTGCGTCTCGCCGCGTATGAGATTTACCACGCAGGCGTGCCGCACAAGGTGGTGATCAACGAGGCGATCGAACTCGCCAAACGTTTCGGCACCACCGACTCCGGTCGCTTCGTCAATGGCGTCTTGGATCGCCTGGCGAAGGACGCGAGCCCGAGTGCGTGAAGACGGATCGCAACTGAAAGCTCCGCAAAATGTAGGGGGAAGCTCCGCTTTCCCTCTTTGAGGTCGGACATCACCCGTATTCCAGCTCCCCCCGTTCGAAAGCAGAGCTTTCGACTACATTTCCCAATAATTCCCCGTCATCACCAGCAGGCACAGCAGGTTCACCGAATCCTCATAATACTCCTGCCTCGATTTACGAGACTTCCCGTAGATCGAATCCAACAGCTTCTGGTTCTCCTGATCCAGCATCGCCGCCACTCCGAAGGGCGAGACGAAGAAGATGCTGGAATAGTCGCTGCCCTCCACAGGCTTTCCGTCCAGCTTGTAACCCGCCTTGATCTTCGCCGCATCTCCACCGGTGGCCCTCCGGACCCACGCCGCCATCTTCCTGGCCTGCGCGGTGGACGCCGCGTTTCCATTCAGAAGCGCATCGGTCCCGATCCTCCATGGATCACGTCCGGCGTTGTAGAAATACGCGCCATCGTTCTCTCCCTCCAAAAACTTCGGCCCCGCCGGCTTCGCGGCTGAAGGCGGTTTCGCATCGATGATGAAATCCGGCAGCAGACCCGACTCCGGGCTGTAGTTCTTCTGAAGTGCATCCACCACCGCGGAGCAGTTGTCCGCCACCGTGTTCCAAACCGGATCACCGGAGAACTTCGCCCACGTCCGGAAGTGCGAGGGCAGCAGGTCCGAACTACGCGGCGTGTATTGGTTGAACTTCTTGTCATCCGCCTTCACCCAGTTGCCCAGCAGCGGCAAACGGCTTTGCGGTCCGACGCAGCCTTTCAACTGGGCCGCGATCACCTCCTTCGCCGCCTCCTTGTAAGGAACCACCCCACCCCCGCCCCATTGCGCATGCGCCAGGATCAGTCCCTGCGCGATATCCGCATCACCATCGAAAGCGCTGGTGCCGCCGCCATGGTCGGCAGCCTCCAGCGGCACCCGCCACTGCATCAGCCCCGGCGTCTTCTTGTCGGGATGGGCCTTCGCAAACAGATACAATCCATCGAACAACGCCCGCGCCTCCGGATCATGCCCCGCCATGATCGCCACGATCACCATGCCGTAGCCCTGCCCCTCGGACACCGTCACCCCGGACTTCGGCGGCGTCTTTCCGAACGCCACGCGATAGAGCGTCCTGCCCGTAGTCGGGTCCTTGCCCGCCTCCTTCACATAGTCCTTCTTCCACGCGTCATAGGCGGCCCGCACGTCCGCATCCTGCTGCTCCTGCGTAAAGCCAGAAGGCCGGATCACCGCCCCCGGATACCGGACATGCGCCGGGAAGGGCCGCGTCTGGGCCGTCAGGGGTCCCGACAAAGCCGCGCACAGGATGAGGAATCGTGTCATGCAACCGGCCTACGAAAACAGCGCGCTTTCCCTTACACCCCAAAAGAGTAGGGCTTCAGGGGGCCGAAGGCTCCTGAGCTCCGAAACCTCAACTCCTTCGAATCCCCGCCGGTTTTTCCAATTCCTCCCCGTGCTCATGTTCTGATAGACCATCCCGCGAAATGTCGCGCTACCCCACCCGCTTCCAGCAAAAGACGCTCTGGAATGCCGCCACCGGTCTCGGGATTCTCGTGCTTGGCGCGTTGCTGGTCGGCTTCACCTGGCTGATCGGGCAGATGTTCGGTTTCCTCCAACCGGTCTTGATCCCGCTGCTGATCGCAGGCGTGATCGCCTACCTTCTCGATCCCGTCGTCGTGTGGCTGGAGAAGCGCGGGATGAAACGGCTGTGGGCGGTGATGATCGTGTTCCTCGCCCTGCTGCTCACCTTCGGCGGCATGGCCGCGGCCCTCATGCCCGGCATCAAGAGCGGCAAGCAGACCCTCCAGAGAGTCTTCCAGCCGAACAAGCAGGCCACCCCGGACCCGACCGATGAGGATGACAAGCATCTCATTCCCCAGCTCGTCCGGTCGCTGAAGAAGCTCCGCGCCGATCACGCCACTGATCCCATCGGCTATGCGCTCGCGGAGGTGGATGATCTCGGCAAGGCGGTCGAAACGCCGTCCGATGACGAGACGCTCGAATTCCTCGAAAAGACCCGCATCGGCCGCATGTTCTTCGAAAACAAGGCCACCATCCTCTCCACCGGCCGCACCTGGCTCAGCACCGGCACCAGCAAGGTGCTGGCCTTCCTCGGCCTCGTGCTCGGCATGATCATGGTGCCAGTCTATCTGTTTTTCTTCCTCAAGGAGTCCGCCGCCATCCGCGATCACTGGCACGACTACGTCCCCCTGAAAGCCTCGCGCTTCAAGACCGAGCTGGTCGATTGTCTGAAGGAGATCAACGGCTACCTCATCTCGTTCTTCCGTGGGCAGGTGCTCGTCGCCCTGATCGATGGCGTACTCGTCGGCATCGGCCTCACGATCTACGGCCTGCCCTACGGCCTGCTGATCGGTGCCTTCATGGCCATCCTCGGAGTCATCCCCTACATCGGCAACATCCTCTGCCTTGTGCCCGCCTGCATCATCGGCTATCTGCATGCCCAAGGCGTCGCGCCGTGGGGCCTCGGGCCGGGCGGCTACGTGATCGGCGTGGTGGCGATCTTCATCGGCGTGCAGCAGATCAATTCGCTGGTGACCGCACCGAAGATCGTCGGCGACTCGGTCGGCCTGCATCCCTTGACGGTGATCTTCTCCATGCTGTTCTGGTCCTTGGTGCTCGGTGGCTTCGTCGGCGCGCTGCTCGCCGTGCCTTTGACCGCCGCGGTGAAGGTGCTGTTCCGCCGCTACATCTGGGAACGCCAGCTCAAGGAAGACGCTGAAACCGCCGGGGGACCGCGGATGTTTGATGACTGACGGGCCGTTTTCCGCGATGGACAAACGCGCCCGGCGGGTCCACAAGCCCGCCCGTGAAGAAAACGTTTCCGCTCCAGGTTGAAGGATTGAAGCCTCCGCGTGTCGTGGAGGCGATCAAGCATGACATCCGGAAATACGTGAAACGCGAGCGCCGCAAGGCC belongs to Luteolibacter ambystomatis and includes:
- a CDS encoding metal ABC transporter solute-binding protein, Zn/Mn family; this translates as MTRTTGWLAALMMALGLIGCSPEKSREAGKQLQVTTTVTMVTDLVNRVGGDRVQVKGLMGPGVDPHNYVPKLEDSTSLEKADVVFYGGLHLEGKMQETLEAMAKRGRVVVPVTRGIPEGSLLAPQEGFEGTKDPHVWGDSSLWLSTVDPVVETLSKADPEGAAGYRERGEAYKKELEALNAWSKKRIAEIPADKRVLVTSHDAFFYFGKGFGFEVRGLQGVSTVAEAGIKDREQLVSFIRGRGIRTLFSESSVNAKGISAVAAEAGAQISKYQLFSDAMGKPGDVEEVNGESYDQGTYIGMQKHNINAIVEGLK
- a CDS encoding purple acid phosphatase family protein, encoding MNLSRRSLLKQAGLLATALPLSRALGVDTPAPEPLPDVLLPYLQNPAADGMTVCFLAQKATAVKVATVKDGQSKLVEMEATGTAIPGTPWTFWKTRLSKLQPGTAYRYQVRYTSEDKPQATPIYTFRTFNPKAPELKVAIFNDIHNHLDTFEAALANLKKDEFEFSIFNGDMINDPSASDGASVVFRLWNDYVRLLDGSQKPIVFIRGNHELRGSFSKKLAYMFDLPHLDAAAPEADQQWQFAFNAGPVHFTFMDTGEDDSPTTDPTSYKRPRFWEAFRRKQTAWLDQHLATPAVKDARHRVFVAHIPLHDPTGDYSIVSRDEWSNRIATAKFDLMLAGHDHAWKYLPEKKSFTVDKGPETDTPPIPVLIGGGPAMKQGTVILLTADSKGLRTKMFASDGGKVLHEGSYKA
- a CDS encoding bifunctional 3,4-dihydroxy-2-butanone-4-phosphate synthase/GTP cyclohydrolase II, which encodes MSESALEFSPIEEIIAEVAAGRLVIVADDPSRENEADLIGAASLCTPEMVNFMAVHARGLICAPITAERAQHLELPQMARRNREGQKTAFTVSVDAARGITTGISAADRALAVKLLADGSVGPDDFVQPGHVFPLAAMEGGVLRRAGHTEAAIDLARLAGLPPAGVICEVMNDDGTMARVGQLGDYQKKHGLKACTIAQLIEWRRKSEKLVEREQTIKLPTDYGDFDCHLYKVHTDGSHHLALSKGPIDPEKPVLVRVHSECLTGDVFLSKRCDCGGQLAKALERISQEGGVLLYLRQEGRGIGLAAKIHAYKLQELGLDTIEANEKLGFASDLRDYGMGAQILCDLGVRRIRLLTNNPKKVVGLGGYGLEIVEQLPISLPANPHNEKYLETKKLRMGHTL
- the ribH gene encoding 6,7-dimethyl-8-ribityllumazine synthase; the protein is MSSALPPRPRIIGPKVRICIVASKYNEQYTDALVENTVEELGVLVPQARVDLIRVPGAFEIPVTIANVLDREPPACVIALGLIIRGGTDHADQIATSITQSLQQLAIQSKRPVIHEVLLVNDEKQAYARCIGANLNRGREAARAAASMIDIFMELDRSMPKPTPVRSSSRNA
- the nusB gene encoding transcription antitermination factor NusB, with product MPSRRQIREAVIQFLYCADLEGGADPVALREPFWEFITESDRRNLQVATFRTVSHLAHGRETRLEEFVARKTLADAFLSARPEAERLKLELARIDELEAKWSAAFDQLNRIPREGDDDAVAGKIEFALNALFKIDRDLAASRKRFLLGTEDHPVLRGQLEAVSATVRRLQRISDRLRMVEAPEQFPDQADLAKLRESRSEIAALRSESDKMVDGILRTKEELDERLAQVVENYVPERIDPVDRAVLRLAAYEIYHAGVPHKVVINEAIELAKRFGTTDSGRFVNGVLDRLAKDASPSA
- a CDS encoding glycosyl hydrolase family 8, with the translated sequence MIRPSGFTQEQQDADVRAAYDAWKKDYVKEAGKDPTTGRTLYRVAFGKTPPKSGVTVSEGQGYGMVIVAIMAGHDPEARALFDGLYLFAKAHPDKKTPGLMQWRVPLEAADHGGGTSAFDGDADIAQGLILAHAQWGGGGVVPYKEAAKEVIAAQLKGCVGPQSRLPLLGNWVKADDKKFNQYTPRSSDLLPSHFRTWAKFSGDPVWNTVADNCSAVVDALQKNYSPESGLLPDFIIDAKPPSAAKPAGPKFLEGENDGAYFYNAGRDPWRIGTDALLNGNAASTAQARKMAAWVRRATGGDAAKIKAGYKLDGKPVEGSDYSSIFFVSPFGVAAMLDQENQKLLDSIYGKSRKSRQEYYEDSVNLLCLLVMTGNYWEM
- a CDS encoding AI-2E family transporter encodes the protein MSRYPTRFQQKTLWNAATGLGILVLGALLVGFTWLIGQMFGFLQPVLIPLLIAGVIAYLLDPVVVWLEKRGMKRLWAVMIVFLALLLTFGGMAAALMPGIKSGKQTLQRVFQPNKQATPDPTDEDDKHLIPQLVRSLKKLRADHATDPIGYALAEVDDLGKAVETPSDDETLEFLEKTRIGRMFFENKATILSTGRTWLSTGTSKVLAFLGLVLGMIMVPVYLFFFLKESAAIRDHWHDYVPLKASRFKTELVDCLKEINGYLISFFRGQVLVALIDGVLVGIGLTIYGLPYGLLIGAFMAILGVIPYIGNILCLVPACIIGYLHAQGVAPWGLGPGGYVIGVVAIFIGVQQINSLVTAPKIVGDSVGLHPLTVIFSMLFWSLVLGGFVGALLAVPLTAAVKVLFRRYIWERQLKEDAETAGGPRMFDD